CGAACAGCGTTGCCCAGGACAGCGACATAAGTTCTTCCAGCGTCTTGCTGAGGCTGTACGGATGCGCCGCCCGCTCTCCGGCTCCCGGGTTGAACTTCAGCCGCGATCCTGCCACCAGCAGACGGACCTCAGTACGGGAACGCAGCGCGTCAAGCAGATATACAGCCGCCATCACATTCGTTTCCATATATTGAACCGGGCTTTGCCACGACTCCGGTACAGAATTTTTGCCGGCTAAATGCAGCACCTCGCCCGGAACGATATCCTCTATCATCTTCTTCACGGCTTCGCCGTCGTTCAAATCGCAAATATATATTCTAACATTTTCCGGAAATAAGCGTTCCCGGTCTTCGTCCGGGATCGCCTTCCGCAGCACGGCGGTAACCTCCGCGCCTTCCGCCGCAAAATAGGCAACGGCATGACGGCCCGTAAATCCTGCGGCGCCGGTAATCAGCAGCTTTCTGCCGGTCATGAATATCTCCGGCTTTGCTGCATCCATTTCGCAAGCTCGGCAAGCATATCAGGGTAGGAAGGCAGGATAAAGGCTACGTCCGAACGCGTGCTGACCAGAGTCCGGTCCTGTACATGAACGTCATCGGGAACAATCTCGGCGTCAGTCTTGTGAAAGGCGTCCTGAATCATTCCGAGCAGCTCGTATTTGCTGACTGGCCGAGGGTGGGCCAGGTGAATCAGACCCGACACCTCAGATTCCAGCATGGTATCGATGGCTTTGGCCAGCTCCAGCGTCGTCACCCCGTTCCACATGACGCGGCGGTAGCCGGGAACCTTGCCGGACTGCGCCAGGAACCATCCCATGAGGCCGATGCCATCTTTACGAATTTCCGGCCCGATAATCGACGTGCGGATCGTCAGATGGCCGAAATCGCGAACCTCGCCGAGCGCCTTCGTAACCGCGTAAACGGAGGTTCCGTCCGGCGCATCCTCCTCCGTGTAGCCGCCGCGCGTTCCCTCGAACACGCAGTCGGTGCTGATGTGGATCAGCCGGGCGGATACAGCGTCGGCTGCACGCCGCAGACGATGGGGAAGGAAACCGTTGATGTGATAGGCTGCGATTTTATGGTCTTCCGCGGCTTGGTTAAGTACGCCCAGCGCGTTAATGATGCAGTGAGGCGAGACGATACTCACCGTTCTTTCCACAGCGGCAATATCGTCCGCATCCAGTACGAGTCCCTTGTGATCGCTTTTGTCCCGGGTGGTGTGAAAAACCTCATGCTTTCCCTGAAGGCGGAAGTAATCTGCCAGCATATGCCCCGCCATGCCGTTTCCGCCGAGGATCAGCAGCTTCATTGGAGGAAACCTCCCCGGATCAGGATATCCTTGATCTCTTGTTTGGACATCAGATTGTTCGCGGAGCTGAAACTGCTGAAGGATACCGGCTCGCAGTCTTGATACCGCGACTTCAGATAAGGCATATCAAGCGTAGGCAGTATGACAAGATATTGCTCGTCGTATACTACGGTCGTCATGCTTTCGAAATCGCTCATCAGGATTTCATTGATTTTCTCTCCGGGACGGATGCCCGTCTCGATGATTTTTACATGCTGTCTGTCAGATGCCTCGATGAGCACTTCGGCCAAATCGACAATCCGGCAGGTCGGCATGGTGATCACGAATATTTCGCCGCCCACGCTGACCTCGGAAGCTTTGAACAGCAGGGAAATTGCATCGCTAAGCGTCAGGAAGAACCGGGTCATGTTGAAATCGGTAATCCGCACCTCGCCTTTTTCCCGAATCTGCTTCATGAACAAATGGACGACGCTGCCGTTCGTTCCGAGCACATTTCCGCCCCGCACCGTGACGAACTTTGTGCTGGAGCCGAGCAGGTTCGCGTAGACGATCAGCTTCTCGCCGATGGCTTTGGTCATGCCATAGAAGTTGGACGGATTGGCCGCCTTGTCGGTCGAGATATAGATCACTTTTTTCACCTTGTTCGCTATGGCCGCTTCTATGACGTTCTGCGTACCGATGACGTTCGTCTTGAGCGCCTCGTAGGGCTGATCCTCACAGACGGGAACATGCTTCAGCGCCGCCAGATGGTACAAGTAATCCACACCTCGGCATGCCGCAATTAGAGCTTCCTTATCGCGGATATCACCGATGACGAAGCTTAAACGTCTGTCCTCGAATTCCCTACTCATGGCTACCTGGGCGGATTCGCTGCGAGAGAAAATGATAATTTCTTTCGGATTCTGCGGCAGAAGCTGCCGGATCAGCTCATGTCCCCAGGAACCGGTACCGCCGATAACCGCAATCCGTTGATTATTGAACATACAGGTTCCCTCCAAGTAAAAATTTAACTACCTTATATGAAACATCCGGAACCAGATAGCCGTCCGGAACTTCCCACTCGCGGTTCATTGAAGTCATCAGCCGGGCGCACCGCAAAATACTTTCGCTGTCCACTCCGGATACGACATTGCTTCCACAGTCCACCGTCTCCGGGCGTTCGGTCGTCCGGCGAATCGTGACGGTCGGCACATCCATCAGGCAGCATTCCTCCTGAACGGTGCCGCTGTCGGTGACGGCACAGCGCGCGTTCTTCTCCAAAGCGACAAAGTCGAAAAAACCAAACGGCTCGTAAAATTCGACGAGGCTGTGCATCTGCAGCGGAAAGGAGTCCGAAAGCTTCGACCGGGTACGGGGATGGATGCTGCAAATCAGACGGACGCCGAAGTGCTCGGCGATCAAGTTTAAGCCTTTCATGATCTCCATCAGCGGCTCCGGACGGTCAACGTTCTCGGCGCGGTGCGCAGTGACGAGAAAATATTGCCCCGGCGTAAGGTTCAACCGGTTCAAAACATCGCTGGCCGCAATTTGCGGAGCGTAATGCGTCATAACCTCATGAATCGGGTTGCCGGTGAGCATGATCCGGGCGTTCGGAATCCCCTCGGCTGCCAGATGCCGCTTGCTCTGCGGCGTATAGGGCATGTTGACGGTTGAAACGGCGTCGATGACGCGCCGGTTCTTCTCCTCCGGCACTCCGAGATCGTAGCACCGGTTGCCCGCTTCCATATGAATCACCGGAATGCCCATCCGCTCGGCCAGAATGGCGCAGAGCGCGCTGTTCGTATCGCCGAGCAGCAGGACGCGGTCCGGCCGTTCCTTGAGCAGGATCGGCTCCAGCCCGCCGAACATGGCGGCCAGTTGTCCACCAAGTCCCGCCTGCTTCTCCTGCAGCACGTAATCCGGCGCCCGCAGTCCAAGCTCCTCAAAGAAAACGCCGCTTAGACTGGCGGTAAAATTCTGGCCCGTATGCACCAGCACATGGCGGTCAGCATACTGGTCCAGAAGCGGAATAATTACGCTTAGGCGAATGATTTCGGGGCGCGTGCCCAGAATGGTCATGATTTTCATTCGTTCACTCCCCTGCTCGAATCTTGATGATGATTTAGTTTCAGGACCGGCAGCCCGGCGCAGCTACCGGCGCCGCGCCGCAGCGCTTCGGCGCTTGCGGGATGTCCGCCTCCGCCGGGACGCGCGGCGGGGGCGTTTCACCCGCCGCGCGCTCCGGGGCGGTACGGCGCGGCGGGCCAGCTTGCGCCGGAGCCGGCCGCGCCGCTTCGCTGCGCGGCGCCCCCGCGGCGAGCGCTGCGGCGCTTGCTCGGGCACCGCGCTTTCGCCCGCGGCCTTGCCGGCGGGCGGCTCCGCCGGGACCGCCTCCGCGGCCGGTCCGGTCCAGCGGAGGAGCCACGCCTCCGCCAGCCCGCGCAGGCGCTCGCGGTAGGCCGCCGGGCCGTAGAGGGCGATCACCCGGCCGCGTGACCTGGCGCCGATGGTTGCCGCCAGCACCGGCTGCGCGAGCAGAGCTTCGACGCGTTCCGCGAGCGCTTCGCTGTTCTCCGGCGGAACCAGGTCTTCACTGCAATCTACGGCCCGCATGATCTCGCCCAATCCGCCAGAATCATAAGCGACGACCGGCGTGCCGAAAGAGAGTCCTTCCATGGCGGTCATGCCAAAGCCCTCGCGGACGAGGCTCGGAACGACCAGCACATCCATGGCGCAGTAGGCCTCCGAAAGAGATTCCTCATAGCCCTCAAACCGGAAGCGGGAAGACAAACCCTCCAGCTTCACCCTGCGTTTGCAGCGGTTGTAGTATTCCTTGTCGCGAGGCTCGCCGATAACGAGGAAACGGACGTCCGGACGCTGCTGTGCCACGAGTATGGCCATATGAATAAAATGCTCCAGCCCTTTTTGCCAGATAATAAATGAAGAGATGTAGCCAACGAGCGGATTTCCGGGCTTTAAGCGCAGCTCGCGCCGACGTTCACCTCTCAGCTTGCTCCACGCTCCCGTCATCATCCCTTTGTCG
This region of Paenibacillus sp. URB8-2 genomic DNA includes:
- a CDS encoding dTDP-4-dehydrorhamnose reductase family protein, with product MKLLILGGNGMAGHMLADYFRLQGKHEVFHTTRDKSDHKGLVLDADDIAAVERTVSIVSPHCIINALGVLNQAAEDHKIAAYHINGFLPHRLRRAADAVSARLIHISTDCVFEGTRGGYTEEDAPDGTSVYAVTKALGEVRDFGHLTIRTSIIGPEIRKDGIGLMGWFLAQSGKVPGYRRVMWNGVTTLELAKAIDTMLESEVSGLIHLAHPRPVSKYELLGMIQDAFHKTDAEIVPDDVHVQDRTLVSTRSDVAFILPSYPDMLAELAKWMQQSRRYS
- a CDS encoding polysaccharide biosynthesis protein: MFNNQRIAVIGGTGSWGHELIRQLLPQNPKEIIIFSRSESAQVAMSREFEDRRLSFVIGDIRDKEALIAACRGVDYLYHLAALKHVPVCEDQPYEALKTNVIGTQNVIEAAIANKVKKVIYISTDKAANPSNFYGMTKAIGEKLIVYANLLGSSTKFVTVRGGNVLGTNGSVVHLFMKQIREKGEVRITDFNMTRFFLTLSDAISLLFKASEVSVGGEIFVITMPTCRIVDLAEVLIEASDRQHVKIIETGIRPGEKINEILMSDFESMTTVVYDEQYLVILPTLDMPYLKSRYQDCEPVSFSSFSSANNLMSKQEIKDILIRGGFLQ
- the wecB gene encoding non-hydrolyzing UDP-N-acetylglucosamine 2-epimerase, which encodes MKIMTILGTRPEIIRLSVIIPLLDQYADRHVLVHTGQNFTASLSGVFFEELGLRAPDYVLQEKQAGLGGQLAAMFGGLEPILLKERPDRVLLLGDTNSALCAILAERMGIPVIHMEAGNRCYDLGVPEEKNRRVIDAVSTVNMPYTPQSKRHLAAEGIPNARIMLTGNPIHEVMTHYAPQIAASDVLNRLNLTPGQYFLVTAHRAENVDRPEPLMEIMKGLNLIAEHFGVRLICSIHPRTRSKLSDSFPLQMHSLVEFYEPFGFFDFVALEKNARCAVTDSGTVQEECCLMDVPTVTIRRTTERPETVDCGSNVVSGVDSESILRCARLMTSMNREWEVPDGYLVPDVSYKVVKFLLGGNLYVQ
- a CDS encoding glycosyltransferase family 4 protein, encoding MADKAAVVLFSHVSNDNSITGAEKLLLFFARELSSYFDCLLVAPQEGKLTRQARHHGISVELLPIPLVYGMYTPYAGLEEDIRSFQEAREFKEMKVWLEQRRPAFIVTSTCVHVLPAVAAKSLGIPVVWKISEIITENENTQLSINVIDRFSDQIICISQTAALSFTEEMRASKIALLPPTWDDKGMMTGAWSKLRGERRRELRLKPGNPLVGYISSFIIWQKGLEHFIHMAILVAQQRPDVRFLVIGEPRDKEYYNRCKRRVKLEGLSSRFRFEGYEESLSEAYCAMDVLVVPSLVREGFGMTAMEGLSFGTPVVAYDSGGLGEIMRAVDCSEDLVPPENSEALAERVEALLAQPVLAATIGARSRGRVIALYGPAAYRERLRGLAEAWLLRWTGPAAEAVPAEPPAGKAAGESAVPEQAPQRSPRGRRAAKRRGRLRRKLARRAVPPRSARRVKRPRRASRRRRTSRKRRSAAARRR